In Ignavibacteriales bacterium, the following proteins share a genomic window:
- the fliI gene encoding flagellar protein export ATPase FliI: MELSDLYINQFKGLIDRADLIKLNGKVTDVIGLIIISSGPNVTLGEVCTIIDRAGREVCKAEVVGFRDGKVLSIALGEVDKISPLCEIIASGQSFRVGVGEGLLGRVLDGSGIPIDGKGLIEVSSIRDIHNSPPSPLDRKRISEPLQCGVRTIDSLLTCGKGQRIGIFSGSGVGKSVLLGMIARNTNADVNVIVLVGERGREVREFIEKDLGEEGLKRSVVIVSTSDTPALLRIKAAFIGTTIAEYFRDLGKDVVLMMDSVTRFAMAQREIGLTIGEPPTTKGYTPSVFAILPKLLERAGNGKQGSITGFYTVLVDGDDFTEPIADAVRSILDGHIVLSRKLANRGQFPAIDPLASVSRVMPDIVSADHRKRAATFNEILATYNEAEDLINIGAYVKGSNPQIDHALTKINLLRNFLKQDMNEKAVFKETIQKLNMLIEPNLI, translated from the coding sequence ATGGAATTAAGTGATTTGTACATAAACCAATTTAAAGGACTGATAGATCGAGCCGATTTAATTAAGTTGAATGGAAAGGTGACTGATGTAATTGGACTAATTATCATTTCCTCCGGACCGAATGTAACCCTTGGAGAAGTTTGTACGATAATAGATAGAGCGGGACGAGAGGTTTGTAAAGCAGAGGTTGTTGGTTTTAGAGATGGAAAAGTTCTTTCAATTGCCTTAGGCGAAGTAGATAAAATATCTCCACTTTGCGAAATAATTGCATCGGGGCAAAGTTTTCGCGTTGGTGTTGGTGAAGGTTTACTTGGCAGAGTACTGGATGGTTCAGGAATTCCAATTGATGGAAAAGGATTAATTGAAGTTTCGTCTATAAGAGATATTCATAATTCGCCGCCAAGTCCATTAGACCGAAAAAGAATTTCGGAACCACTTCAGTGCGGGGTAAGAACAATCGATTCCCTTTTAACCTGCGGTAAAGGGCAGCGTATTGGAATTTTTTCCGGAAGCGGTGTAGGCAAAAGTGTTTTGCTTGGTATGATTGCACGTAATACAAATGCAGATGTAAACGTTATTGTCTTAGTTGGTGAACGGGGAAGAGAAGTTAGAGAATTTATTGAAAAAGATCTGGGCGAAGAAGGATTGAAAAGATCGGTTGTAATTGTTTCTACCAGCGATACACCGGCTTTGCTTAGAATTAAAGCAGCATTTATCGGCACAACCATAGCAGAATATTTTCGGGATTTAGGAAAAGATGTTGTACTAATGATGGACTCCGTAACCCGCTTTGCAATGGCGCAGCGCGAAATAGGATTAACCATTGGCGAACCACCAACTACAAAAGGATATACACCTTCTGTATTTGCAATACTTCCTAAATTGCTAGAGAGAGCTGGTAATGGAAAGCAAGGTTCCATCACCGGGTTTTATACCGTTCTTGTTGATGGTGATGATTTTACAGAACCAATCGCTGATGCTGTTAGATCAATTTTAGATGGACATATTGTTCTTTCCAGAAAATTGGCAAACCGCGGGCAATTTCCTGCTATCGACCCTCTTGCAAGTGTAAGCAGAGTAATGCCGGATATTGTTTCTGCTGATCATAGAAAGCGTGCCGCAACTTTTAATGAAATACTTGCAACTTATAATGAGGCTGAAGATTTGATAAATATTGGAGCTTATGTAAAAGGCAGCAATCCGCAAATTGATCATGCTTTAACTAAAATAAATCTGTTAAGAAATTTTCTAAAGCAGGATATGAATGAGAAAGCTGTTTTTAAGGAAACAATACAAAAACTTAATATGCTTATTGAACCAAATTTAATTTGA
- a CDS encoding flagellar protein: MMSELINGINVPFIPIVQNDDFEPGKIKGNGRSFDSIFKIELDKLKFSSHATKRLEARNIELDENTLGKLQSAVDKAEAKGSKDSLVMLDETAFIVNIPNRTVITALHKNENKDNIFTNIDSVVFA, encoded by the coding sequence ATGATGTCAGAATTAATTAACGGAATCAATGTTCCATTCATTCCCATTGTTCAAAACGATGATTTTGAACCGGGTAAAATAAAAGGGAATGGCAGGAGCTTCGATTCGATTTTTAAGATTGAACTTGATAAGCTTAAATTTTCCAGCCATGCCACAAAACGGCTTGAAGCAAGAAACATCGAGCTTGATGAAAACACGCTTGGCAAACTGCAATCCGCAGTAGACAAAGCAGAAGCAAAAGGTTCAAAGGATTCACTTGTAATGCTTGATGAAACAGCTTTTATAGTAAACATTCCAAACAGAACCGTTATAACAGCATTACATAAAAATGAAAACAAGGATAACATTTTTACAAACATAGATAGCGTAGTATTCGCATAA
- a CDS encoding flagellar FliJ family protein, with amino-acid sequence MAKFQYKYESIKNVKKSLEKKAQKELAAFDFQIELIKKEIIDLELKKNQIKINTEENKTIKISEVHTKIYYESFLDEAIKTFKDKMIIVEKERAEKLNELISKSKEYKIFKTLENKEQQDFLIEDNKTQQIQMDDISVQKFARGKN; translated from the coding sequence ATGGCAAAGTTTCAATATAAATATGAATCAATAAAAAATGTAAAGAAGAGCTTAGAAAAGAAAGCTCAAAAAGAATTAGCTGCTTTTGATTTTCAGATTGAACTTATAAAAAAAGAAATCATTGATCTGGAGTTAAAGAAAAATCAAATAAAAATTAATACGGAAGAAAATAAAACTATAAAAATTTCCGAAGTACATACGAAAATATATTATGAATCTTTTTTGGATGAGGCAATAAAAACGTTTAAGGATAAAATGATTATTGTTGAAAAAGAACGAGCAGAAAAGTTGAACGAATTGATTTCTAAAAGTAAGGAATATAAAATTTTTAAAACTCTGGAAAATAAAGAACAGCAGGATTTCTTAATAGAAGATAATAAAACTCAACAAATTCAGATGGATGACATTTCAGTTCAAAAATTTGCACGGGGGAAAAATTGA
- a CDS encoding flagellar hook capping protein gives MVDSISNLFGNQSQVNQGTGKSVLGKDDFMKLMIQQLKFQDPLNPMDSSQYSAQLAQFSSLEQLTNINDSLTKSIDANFQLTQSINNTLSSALIGKSVKLGGGDLNYTGQDKVNMGYSLAEGADNVDVKIYDENGNVVKTFLNSANGTGEHKLSWDFTDNDGNKVAVGKYTFKVEAKDLNGETVTAEIYKLGVIDAIKFSESGTKLMVDNLEYYLSDVSEIQNNSDGGK, from the coding sequence ATGGTAGATTCAATATCAAATTTATTTGGAAATCAAAGTCAGGTAAATCAAGGTACAGGAAAAAGTGTTCTTGGAAAAGATGATTTTATGAAGCTGATGATTCAGCAATTAAAATTTCAGGATCCGTTGAATCCTATGGATAGTTCTCAATATTCCGCACAGCTTGCACAGTTTAGTTCCTTGGAACAGTTGACAAACATTAACGATTCGCTTACAAAATCAATTGATGCAAATTTCCAGTTGACTCAATCGATCAACAATACTTTGTCATCAGCATTGATTGGCAAGTCTGTTAAGTTGGGCGGAGGCGATTTAAATTATACCGGGCAAGATAAAGTAAACATGGGATATAGTCTTGCAGAGGGTGCTGATAATGTAGATGTAAAAATTTATGATGAGAATGGAAATGTTGTTAAAACATTTTTAAACAGTGCAAATGGAACTGGTGAGCATAAACTTTCATGGGATTTTACCGATAATGATGGTAATAAAGTTGCAGTTGGAAAATATACATTTAAAGTGGAAGCAAAGGATTTGAACGGAGAAACAGTTACGGCAGAAATTTACAAGCTTGGTGTTATTGATGCAATCAAATTTTCTGAATCGGGTACAAAATTAATGGTGGATAATCTTGAATATTATTTATCAGATGTAAGCGAAATTCAGAATAACTCTGATGGAGGGAAATGA
- a CDS encoding FliH/SctL family protein has product MSNVIKLTRRPQNLKTEIGDEFFFEAKKEIEIQLAQKQETQLRYEKAFLEGYESAKQELQNEIDNQVMQKAEEFYRILASFEDKLSAYDSSLPEVISKVSVMIAEKIVSTGLEGKSNIEATIKKAVQKIIGASEILIKLNPKDYEMLNANNNLNSLDNSNAKVKFEVTEKIAIGGCLIESEIGNVDARISSQLEEMTRAFQGNFSNVNSDM; this is encoded by the coding sequence ATGTCTAACGTTATTAAACTAACGCGCAGACCTCAAAACCTTAAAACTGAAATAGGTGATGAATTTTTTTTTGAGGCTAAGAAGGAAATTGAAATTCAGTTGGCTCAAAAACAAGAAACACAACTTCGCTACGAGAAGGCTTTTCTGGAAGGGTATGAATCTGCTAAGCAAGAACTGCAGAATGAAATTGATAACCAGGTAATGCAGAAAGCTGAAGAATTCTACAGGATACTTGCAAGTTTTGAAGACAAACTTTCCGCTTACGACTCATCCCTGCCGGAGGTAATTTCCAAAGTTTCCGTAATGATTGCGGAAAAAATTGTTTCTACGGGATTGGAAGGTAAATCAAATATAGAAGCAACAATAAAAAAAGCCGTACAAAAAATTATTGGCGCCAGCGAAATTTTAATCAAGTTGAATCCGAAAGATTACGAAATGCTGAACGCAAACAATAATTTAAACTCCCTGGATAATTCGAACGCTAAAGTAAAATTTGAAGTAACTGAGAAAATAGCTATTGGTGGTTGTTTAATAGAATCTGAAATTGGAAATGTTGATGCAAGAATTTCCTCACAGTTAGAAGAAATGACCCGGGCATTTCAAGGTAATTTTTCCAATGTAAATTCAGATATGTAA
- the fliG gene encoding flagellar motor switch protein FliG produces MKTAKTVDLSGLQKSALLMIALDTDSASQVFKSLDPADIELISAEISKVKNISSDVADSVLNEYYDMVIARQYMLEGGLEYAQEVLEKSFGPAKAIEIIDKVKSITTLRGFDVLKKADPQQLVNFLNKEHPQTIAVILSHLHPDQTAGALKELPKDLRNEVIYRMATLGKIAPQTLKQIEKVVDELAGSAISQSISKIGGTKSLAAVLNRTSIGFSKEVLGEIEAMDYELATEIKRLMFLFDDLIHISNKDIQRIMKEVDRKDLALALKVADDKVKEKIFSNMSERAADLLKEELQYMGPVKLKEVEGAQAKVVDVIKALEEQGEISVTGRGGAEDVYV; encoded by the coding sequence ATGAAAACTGCAAAAACTGTAGATCTCTCCGGACTTCAAAAATCGGCGCTACTTATGATTGCGCTGGATACTGACTCTGCTTCACAGGTATTTAAAAGCCTTGATCCTGCTGATATTGAATTAATCTCAGCAGAAATATCGAAGGTAAAAAATATTTCTTCCGATGTTGCCGATTCGGTTCTTAATGAATATTACGATATGGTTATTGCCAGGCAGTATATGCTCGAAGGCGGCTTAGAGTATGCGCAGGAAGTACTGGAAAAATCATTTGGTCCCGCAAAAGCCATTGAGATTATCGATAAAGTTAAAAGTATAACAACTCTTCGCGGATTTGATGTTCTTAAAAAAGCCGATCCACAACAGCTCGTTAATTTCCTAAATAAGGAACATCCGCAAACTATTGCGGTTATTCTTTCACATCTTCATCCTGATCAAACTGCCGGTGCCTTAAAAGAATTGCCTAAAGATTTACGTAATGAAGTTATTTACAGAATGGCTACACTTGGTAAAATTGCTCCGCAAACTTTAAAGCAGATTGAAAAAGTTGTTGACGAATTAGCCGGAAGCGCAATCAGTCAATCAATTAGTAAAATTGGTGGAACCAAAAGCCTTGCAGCAGTTCTTAACAGAACAAGTATTGGTTTTAGCAAAGAAGTGTTAGGAGAAATTGAAGCAATGGATTATGAATTGGCTACAGAAATAAAAAGGTTGATGTTCCTGTTCGACGATCTAATTCATATATCCAACAAAGATATCCAAAGAATTATGAAGGAAGTTGATAGAAAAGATCTTGCGCTTGCACTTAAAGTGGCAGATGATAAAGTGAAGGAAAAAATATTTTCAAATATGTCTGAACGTGCCGCCGATTTGCTGAAAGAAGAATTGCAATATATGGGACCAGTAAAATTAAAAGAAGTTGAAGGTGCGCAGGCAAAAGTTGTTGACGTTATTAAAGCTTTGGAAGAGCAAGGCGAAATAAGTGTTACCGGACGTGGTGGTGCTGAGGATGTTTATGTCTAA
- a CDS encoding flagellar basal body-associated FliL family protein produces MEDKQEIPESIPELKKKSSINPKVFIIGLPLFIVQLVIVYFITANILLNKTPAKSSSNKETVTNISDTSNGQQKKRKENFGKYIYSLDDVIVNPAGTSGQRLMLASVNIDVGQEEHLKFLKEREPIVKDLIISIMSSKSLFQLGQVGFKDTLKIELTKSLSLKFGNISFNDIYFSKYIMQ; encoded by the coding sequence ATGGAAGATAAACAAGAGATACCGGAAAGCATTCCAGAGTTAAAAAAGAAATCCTCAATAAATCCAAAAGTATTTATTATTGGATTACCGTTATTTATAGTGCAATTGGTAATTGTCTATTTTATAACAGCAAACATTCTGTTAAACAAAACACCGGCAAAGTCATCATCAAACAAAGAAACAGTTACAAATATAAGCGATACTTCCAACGGTCAGCAGAAAAAAAGAAAAGAAAATTTTGGAAAGTACATTTATTCCCTTGATGATGTAATTGTAAATCCTGCCGGTACTTCCGGACAGCGACTTATGCTGGCTTCCGTTAATATTGATGTTGGACAGGAAGAACATCTTAAATTTCTTAAAGAAAGAGAACCAATTGTAAAGGATTTAATAATTTCCATAATGTCAAGTAAGTCGTTGTTTCAGCTTGGACAGGTTGGATTTAAGGACACATTAAAAATAGAATTAACTAAAAGCCTCTCTTTAAAATTTGGTAATATATCTTTTAATGACATTTATTTTAGTAAATATATAATGCAATAA
- a CDS encoding flagellar hook-length control protein FliK: MMVFNPLFFNAPGTNEELRSLKASKSNLNNYLFADIIKVYNSELLPNTQTLSLSKTYTENLLALGSLNGKTIFSNNSSETLSPNLIPELVENSNVQNSILSNLAGLTNITNTSNISSNSIKEVDSTTLLSILASTIPALAKLFNSISAIEQPKVDLTKSENGLSFKGEISKNSIGELLRNLLKNITPENLGDDATSQSLNGKIKEIFKAIESGKSISINVKNQNGLVQLNFNPNKNNLSNKQINENEEDFNSDLVVTGKVVNQIINKVSYISKIEAQNSNLIFNPNTDSLRAAQVSDAEKFNLDDTEKNNIEKASASFPEPTIIKIEVGNATLEHNSIDDSQIYYPAQDFEKVGYEQFDILANTTGKQDSTFQNKLLVPGLQETNTSADLLKIQDGGIILNIEIKNSPSNNSIELLQDMTTKNATPDAITEMIQQNNVQSQQKADVPDSNIIKGNTSFLVSKENLPLESVSENEVIPEANKFVQSTIQPKVLEADGSLKEIKFFKTGTTNQTEISNPQEIISDKPTTNIIDKSQPGLNASAELETEKVLVDSNNSPIIKQTVNPGKDETLKEIKFFNPETINQIEKSNEPEVVSEKQTTNIIGKSQSDLATKPAGINVEKELVDSKNLKLNKLQTEEPVKEGSVKEIKVFKLTTNQVEKSNEPEAIAEKQSTNIIGKSQTSSSSASEVIKSGVTIKGSDEEKIKTSIKPTTKILEPGGYDTEIKVKKEYVTTSRTSVETITPKTNADGSALTNKAANVPANEVPKLNVDDKNSQSPAKEISNLEKPIGLQEAQKKSLNQQSFGKTISVPKESENVTNQNKIKIVVNDEQSVNENKTSQPSQKIVCELTADKKSGSAQQLQSALQADIKETEANKIKTTTTQGNIKTKDKNIEVVQNQDKVTKESESDKSNPEKVKVKKDFAAQAQIKSGKPATEEYKTNIKESVPVESDLKKNVVVKGESIVAKESNQVVSKVKNPEKIDQKKTESSLKETVTINELPESEFVNEETSNNPDDLHIKTKKISNLKLINQSSENISIEKISVKEGIVKSVPVSNEKDDTLKISKEKVKEVEAKEIESKGSLKNDKPPVVKNEVNADKIIPLTMQVEKESNPKNLAKVETIKTNAAESDSPLKGSLNTQNNSDENQSNSSQSGKKQNHESIANTKEISGLTKTAGMDATGGFDSNKTVKYENILKEVSRFIIKHEKNSITFNVEPENLGKLKITLDIMENNAKVHVEVENEAVKKLIENNVTQLFQSLNQSGLSLSFLQVSTSEQKQMKQGNPSKKKFDLEKELLTDVDEIFMTKNLGYNTYEFLA; encoded by the coding sequence ATGATGGTTTTTAATCCTCTCTTCTTTAATGCACCCGGCACTAATGAAGAATTGCGTTCACTCAAAGCTTCAAAATCAAATTTAAATAATTACCTTTTTGCAGATATAATTAAAGTTTACAATTCAGAACTTTTACCAAATACTCAAACACTTTCGCTTTCCAAAACTTATACAGAAAATCTTTTAGCTCTGGGAAGTTTAAACGGCAAAACAATATTTTCAAATAATAGCAGCGAAACATTATCGCCAAACTTAATTCCAGAACTGGTTGAGAATTCAAATGTGCAAAATTCAATTTTGTCCAACCTTGCTGGATTAACAAATATTACCAATACAAGTAATATTAGTAGTAATTCTATTAAAGAAGTTGATTCAACCACCTTGCTTTCAATTCTTGCCAGTACCATACCGGCATTAGCAAAATTGTTTAATTCAATTTCAGCTATTGAACAACCTAAAGTTGATTTAACAAAATCCGAAAACGGTTTAAGCTTTAAAGGAGAAATATCCAAAAATTCAATTGGAGAATTATTACGTAATTTATTAAAGAACATTACTCCAGAAAATTTAGGCGATGACGCTACCAGCCAAAGTCTTAATGGTAAGATTAAGGAAATATTTAAAGCAATTGAATCCGGGAAAAGTATTTCAATAAATGTTAAAAACCAGAATGGTTTGGTTCAACTAAATTTTAATCCGAACAAAAATAATTTATCTAATAAACAGATTAATGAAAATGAAGAAGATTTTAATTCTGATTTGGTTGTAACTGGTAAAGTAGTAAATCAAATTATAAATAAGGTTTCGTATATATCTAAAATTGAAGCACAGAATTCCAATTTAATTTTTAATCCAAATACTGATAGCTTAAGAGCCGCACAAGTATCCGATGCTGAAAAATTTAATTTAGATGACACAGAAAAAAATAATATTGAGAAAGCATCGGCTTCTTTTCCTGAACCTACGATTATTAAAATTGAAGTAGGAAACGCTACTCTCGAACATAATTCTATTGATGATTCACAAATATATTATCCAGCTCAGGATTTTGAAAAAGTTGGCTACGAACAATTTGATATTCTTGCTAACACTACCGGTAAACAAGATTCGACCTTTCAAAACAAATTACTTGTTCCTGGTTTACAAGAAACAAACACCTCAGCCGATCTTTTGAAAATCCAGGATGGCGGGATTATTTTAAATATAGAAATCAAAAATTCTCCTTCAAATAATTCCATCGAGTTACTTCAGGACATGACCACTAAAAATGCAACTCCGGATGCCATAACTGAAATGATTCAGCAGAATAATGTTCAATCCCAGCAAAAAGCTGATGTCCCAGACTCCAACATTATAAAAGGGAATACTTCTTTTTTGGTCTCAAAAGAAAATTTACCACTTGAGAGCGTTTCTGAAAATGAAGTTATACCAGAAGCAAATAAATTTGTTCAAAGCACCATACAACCGAAAGTTCTTGAGGCAGATGGATCGTTAAAGGAAATAAAATTTTTTAAGACGGGAACAACAAATCAAACTGAAATTAGTAATCCGCAAGAGATTATTTCAGATAAACCAACAACAAATATTATTGATAAATCACAACCGGGTCTAAATGCATCTGCGGAATTGGAAACTGAAAAAGTATTGGTTGACTCGAATAATTCTCCGATAATTAAACAGACGGTAAACCCCGGTAAAGATGAGACATTAAAGGAAATTAAGTTCTTTAATCCAGAAACAATAAATCAAATTGAAAAGAGCAATGAGCCAGAAGTTGTTTCAGAGAAACAGACGACAAATATTATTGGCAAATCACAATCAGATTTAGCTACTAAACCTGCTGGAATAAATGTTGAAAAAGAGTTGGTTGATTCAAAGAATCTTAAACTGAATAAACTGCAAACGGAAGAACCGGTGAAAGAGGGATCAGTAAAGGAAATTAAAGTTTTTAAGTTAACAACAAATCAAGTTGAAAAGAGCAATGAGCCAGAAGCTATTGCAGAAAAACAATCGACAAATATTATTGGCAAATCCCAAACAAGTTCTTCCAGTGCATCAGAAGTAATTAAATCCGGTGTGACAATAAAAGGCAGTGATGAAGAAAAAATTAAAACATCCATCAAGCCAACAACTAAAATATTGGAACCAGGTGGCTACGATACTGAGATAAAGGTTAAGAAGGAATATGTAACTACCAGCCGGACTTCAGTAGAAACAATCACTCCCAAAACTAATGCGGATGGTAGTGCACTTACAAACAAAGCTGCAAATGTTCCAGCAAATGAAGTACCTAAATTAAATGTAGATGATAAAAATTCCCAATCACCAGCTAAGGAAATTAGTAATTTAGAAAAGCCAATCGGTTTACAGGAAGCACAAAAAAAATCCTTAAACCAACAATCTTTTGGTAAAACTATTTCAGTTCCCAAGGAAAGTGAAAATGTTACCAACCAAAATAAAATTAAAATTGTTGTTAATGATGAGCAAAGTGTTAATGAAAATAAAACTTCTCAACCATCACAAAAAATAGTTTGTGAGTTAACAGCAGATAAAAAATCAGGTAGTGCCCAACAATTGCAAAGTGCACTTCAAGCTGATATTAAAGAGACAGAAGCAAATAAGATTAAAACAACCACAACACAAGGTAATATTAAAACGAAGGATAAGAATATTGAGGTTGTACAAAACCAGGATAAAGTTACGAAAGAATCCGAGTCTGATAAAAGTAATCCGGAAAAAGTAAAAGTGAAAAAAGATTTTGCTGCACAGGCACAAATAAAATCCGGGAAACCAGCAACTGAAGAATATAAAACTAACATAAAAGAAAGTGTACCAGTTGAATCAGATCTAAAGAAAAATGTTGTGGTTAAAGGTGAATCTATTGTAGCGAAAGAGAGCAACCAAGTTGTAAGTAAGGTGAAAAATCCTGAAAAGATAGATCAAAAAAAAACAGAATCATCGTTAAAAGAAACTGTAACGATAAATGAATTGCCCGAAAGCGAGTTTGTGAATGAAGAAACATCAAACAATCCGGATGATCTTCATATTAAAACAAAGAAAATATCCAACTTAAAATTAATAAATCAAAGCAGTGAAAATATCTCCATAGAAAAAATATCAGTAAAAGAGGGTATTGTAAAATCGGTTCCGGTTTCAAATGAAAAAGATGATACTTTAAAAATTAGCAAAGAGAAAGTGAAGGAAGTTGAAGCGAAAGAAATTGAAAGCAAAGGTTCCCTAAAAAATGATAAACCACCGGTTGTTAAAAATGAAGTTAATGCTGATAAGATTATTCCATTAACAATGCAAGTTGAAAAGGAATCCAATCCTAAAAATTTAGCTAAGGTAGAAACCATCAAGACCAATGCAGCGGAGTCCGATTCGCCATTAAAAGGTAGTTTAAATACGCAAAATAATTCAGATGAGAATCAATCGAATTCCTCTCAATCCGGCAAAAAACAAAATCACGAAAGTATTGCCAATACAAAAGAAATTTCCGGATTAACTAAAACGGCAGGTATGGATGCAACTGGCGGTTTTGATAGTAATAAAACTGTTAAATATGAAAACATTTTAAAAGAAGTTTCCCGGTTCATTATAAAGCACGAAAAGAATTCAATTACTTTTAACGTTGAGCCAGAAAATTTAGGCAAACTTAAAATTACACTTGATATAATGGAGAATAACGCAAAGGTTCATGTTGAAGTGGAAAACGAAGCGGTAAAAAAGCTTATTGAAAATAATGTAACGCAGCTTTTCCAATCTTTAAACCAAAGCGGATTATCACTTTCATTTCTTCAGGTATCTACAAGTGAACAAAAACAAATGAAGCAGGGAAATCCATCTAAGAAAAAATTTGATCTGGAAAAAGAATTGCTTACAGATGTAGACGAAATATTTATGACAAAGAATTTGGGTTATAACACATACGAGTTTTTAGCATAG
- a CDS encoding flagellar hook protein FlgE, whose protein sequence is MSLLNSMFAGVSGLRNHQTMLDLIGNNIANVNSIGYKGSRVTFSDTFNQFVRFGSNPTENSGGTNTFQVGLGMKIGSIDRNWNQGTFERSGILTDLALQGKGLFVLKNNGQQFFSRAGAFTFDADGKLVVPQNGAVVQGKVATDDGIIPPGNHLEDVQIKPNMKLPAVSTTLATWGGNLSSTSSITRSEEYVEAGNINSSLPLEDLTAVPPVPAGTATDTNTIYDDNGNEYTLTSTYTKTAANTYDLTYDIINKETGDSIYVAPATPPAAVSMVFDGTTGALTTMGGAAPAAIAITDTDLGLNFTFDPTTVTQTNSATTLNSTVDSNREPTIVTGTVTVFDSLGNSHSLTLKFTKLSNLNWNWSATIPASSGTLSNNTGTVSFNADGSMNTPVPNPPVLAFAPLGGASANNITLDFGSGFEGITQSSTDSVVSALSQNGSSAATLSDLSIDQYGFIVGVFSNGYSKKLAQIMLASFPNLGGLTSVGDNLYTVSANSGDPLYGVPGEETGTTIQSGALEQSNVDLSEEFTRMIVAQRGFQANARTITVSDTLLQEITSLVR, encoded by the coding sequence ATGTCACTTCTTAATTCCATGTTCGCAGGCGTTTCTGGCTTACGTAATCACCAAACAATGCTCGACTTAATTGGCAACAACATCGCCAATGTAAATTCAATTGGATACAAAGGATCAAGAGTTACATTCAGCGATACATTTAATCAATTCGTTCGTTTTGGATCAAACCCAACTGAAAATTCCGGTGGCACAAATACTTTTCAGGTTGGCTTAGGAATGAAAATAGGTTCTATAGATAGAAATTGGAATCAAGGCACATTTGAAAGAAGCGGGATTCTAACCGATCTAGCGCTTCAAGGAAAAGGGCTGTTCGTTTTAAAGAATAACGGGCAGCAATTCTTTTCCAGGGCTGGTGCTTTTACATTTGATGCTGATGGTAAATTAGTGGTTCCGCAAAACGGAGCAGTGGTACAGGGTAAAGTAGCAACAGATGATGGAATTATTCCTCCTGGAAATCATTTGGAAGACGTACAGATAAAACCTAATATGAAACTGCCAGCGGTTTCAACTACATTAGCAACTTGGGGCGGTAATTTAAGCAGCACTTCTTCAATTACCAGGTCTGAAGAATATGTTGAGGCGGGAAATATAAATTCCTCACTACCTCTTGAAGATCTAACGGCAGTTCCACCTGTTCCTGCCGGAACAGCTACTGATACTAATACTATTTATGATGATAACGGAAATGAATATACATTAACTTCCACATATACAAAGACAGCCGCCAATACGTATGACCTTACCTATGATATTATAAACAAAGAAACCGGCGATTCAATTTATGTTGCACCTGCTACACCACCAGCAGCAGTTTCTATGGTGTTTGATGGTACAACTGGTGCATTGACTACTATGGGAGGAGCAGCGCCGGCTGCCATTGCAATTACAGATACTGATTTGGGTCTAAATTTCACATTTGATCCAACAACAGTAACTCAAACAAATTCTGCCACAACATTAAATTCAACAGTTGATAGTAACCGCGAGCCAACTATAGTTACTGGAACAGTCACAGTTTTCGATTCATTGGGTAATTCTCATTCATTAACTTTGAAGTTCACAAAACTTTCTAACCTTAATTGGAATTGGAGCGCAACAATCCCGGCTTCAAGCGGAACTTTATCCAATAATACAGGAACAGTTTCTTTTAATGCTGATGGTTCAATGAATACTCCGGTTCCCAATCCTCCGGTACTTGCTTTTGCCCCTCTTGGTGGTGCAAGCGCAAATAACATTACTCTAGATTTTGGCTCTGGGTTTGAAGGAATTACTCAATCATCAACAGATTCTGTTGTATCTGCTTTATCGCAAAATGGTTCTTCCGCAGCTACACTTAGCGATTTGAGCATTGACCAGTACGGTTTCATTGTTGGTGTATTTTCAAATGGATATTCTAAAAAACTTGCCCAGATAATGTTAGCTTCGTTTCCAAACTTAGGTGGGTTAACAAGTGTTGGTGATAACCTATACACAGTTAGTGCAAATTCCGGCGATCCACTTTATGGTGTACCAGGTGAAGAAACCGGAACTACAATTCAATCCGGTGCACTTGAACAATCCAACGTTGATTTGTCTGAAGAATTTACCAGGATGATAGTAGCTCAGCGAGGTTTCCAGGCTAATGCAAGAACTATTACAGTTTCTGATACTTTGCTTCAGGAAATTACAAGTCTGGTTAGATAA